The Acinetobacter calcoaceticus sequence TAAGAACAATAACTTGGCAATCGGCCATAACCACCCATAATCAACAGTCTGATTCAAGCCAACCGCTAAATCTTTTAATTCAGATTGTACTTTTGGACCTGAATAAAGTTTTGCGTCCACTTCCATTGAAGTGCCTGCCGGAACATTAATCACTGGTGAGGTAAAACCAATGATATTCATATGATCAGCAGATTGACGAGATTCAAGTTTAGCTACATAAGGCTGACCATTTGCTTGAGTCAGTTTAAGATTTCCAGGAATCCAAGCACTTACAAAATAATGCTGAACAATCCCAACCCATCCACCTTTAGCTTCAGTGCTTACTTTTTCTTCTGAGAAATTAGCAAACTTAAGCTTGTTGTAGTGTGAATCAGGTGTTCCCCAAGCTCCACCTAAGAAAGTTCCTAGAGTGAAAATACCTTGAGAAGATTTACCAGGATCGTCAGAGTTATCACGCTTTAATTGTCCGAACATCTGACCTTGCCAGCTTTGTTGGCTACGGTTAATAACTTGATGTCTTACAACAATTGGATATTGCCCTTGGGTAAAGGTAAAAGTTTTAATAATTTCAACGCCTTCAGGTGTTTTAAATACCATCGGAACGTTTAAAACTTTTTCAGATTGACCCTTTTGATCCTGTACACCTTTAGCATCAGCCAAAGTATATGATGTTTTTTCAACAGCATATAATGGTCGACCACCACGACTACTATCTGGTCCATTCAAACCAATTAAGCCAGATTGAGCAACGTATGTACGCTTGGCATCATTTTCAAGCATAACAAATGGCTGATCGCTGTCTTTGCTTTTGTCGTGTGAGAGTAATTCAATACGAACAATATCACCACCTTTTGGATTGATCCAAATATGGTAAAGGTCAGTTTGTACTGAAATAAGCTGTTGATTCACAGGTGCAGTTGCATCTGTGGTTTGTGACTGCGCAATATTTGCTTGTGGCACATCGGAAGCCACTGTTGCATTTTTAGCATTTGGCAAATCAGCAGATACTTCATGTGAACTTACAGCCGCCGCTTGTTTTTGCGGTGCAGTTGCAGCATTTCCATAATCTTTTTGCCAAGCCAAAATGAGCAAATATGCGGTGACAAACATGGCCCCGAGAATTGCAAACCTGGCCCATTGTTGCATATCTATTACCCCAAATGGTTAGAGAGATTTTGCTTCAGTAAACGATCACGAAAGGGTACAGCAACATGATGCGTTTGAGAATCTATTTGATGAAACGAAATAAAACGAATTGCTTTTGGCGGTACCGGATCATATCCAGATCCTCCCCACGGATGACAACGACAAATCCGTTTAGAAGATAACCAAACGCCTTTTATCGCACCATGAGTTTGCAATGCTTCTATCGCATATTGGGAACAGGTCGGAATATAACGACAACGGGGTCCAAGAAGCGGACTAATCGCAATTTGATACAGTCGAATCAACCAACGTAGAAAACGAACCATTGGCTATCTCTTAATTTTGCGAGGTTGTGCCAACTTTAGAATGTTTTTTTGCCAAACGTTGTAATTTTTGCCAAGC is a genomic window containing:
- the yidD gene encoding membrane protein insertion efficiency factor YidD, translating into MVRFLRWLIRLYQIAISPLLGPRCRYIPTCSQYAIEALQTHGAIKGVWLSSKRICRCHPWGGSGYDPVPPKAIRFISFHQIDSQTHHVAVPFRDRLLKQNLSNHLG
- the yidC gene encoding membrane protein insertase YidC: MQQWARFAILGAMFVTAYLLILAWQKDYGNAATAPQKQAAAVSSHEVSADLPNAKNATVASDVPQANIAQSQTTDATAPVNQQLISVQTDLYHIWINPKGGDIVRIELLSHDKSKDSDQPFVMLENDAKRTYVAQSGLIGLNGPDSSRGGRPLYAVEKTSYTLADAKGVQDQKGQSEKVLNVPMVFKTPEGVEIIKTFTFTQGQYPIVVRHQVINRSQQSWQGQMFGQLKRDNSDDPGKSSQGIFTLGTFLGGAWGTPDSHYNKLKFANFSEEKVSTEAKGGWVGIVQHYFVSAWIPGNLKLTQANGQPYVAKLESRQSADHMNIIGFTSPVINVPAGTSMEVDAKLYSGPKVQSELKDLAVGLNQTVDYGWLWPIAKLLFLGLQFFHSIVGNWGWSIILLTVMVKMILWPLSSKSYRSMAKMRVIAPEMQRMKEEFGEDRMRFSQEMMALYKREQVNPLSGCLPLLLQMPIFLALYWVLMESVELRHAPWLGWIQDLSAMDPWFILPLIMGVTMFAQQMLNPQPADPMQAKVFRIMPIMFTVFMLFFPAGLVLYWIVNNSITILQQSFINKSVEKSRLSKTESAS